A stretch of Enterobacter cloacae complex sp. ECNIH7 DNA encodes these proteins:
- a CDS encoding YccS/YhfK family putative transporter, with product MWRRLIYHPEVNYAQRQTLVLCLPVAIGLILGHLQQGLLFSLVPACCNIAGLDTPHKRFFKRLIIGGCLFAGCSLAVQLLLARDIPLPLILTVLAMTLGVTAEISSLHARLLPASLIAAIFTLSLAGNMPVWEPLLIYALGTLWYGLFNWFWFWLWREQPLRESLSLLYVQLADYCEAKYTLLTQHTDPEKSLPPLLTRQQKVVDLISQCYQQLHMLAANKNHEYKRLLRTFQVGLDLQEHISVSLHHPQEVQKLVERSHAEAVIRWNAQTVSARLRVLADDILYHRYPTRFNMEKQLGALEKIARQHPDNPVGQFAAWHFSRIARVLRTQRPLYPRDLMADKQKRLPLLPALRSYLSLKSSALRNAARISVMLSTASLMGMALHLPKPYWILMTVLFVTQNGYGATRVRILHRAGGTMAGLIIAGVTLHFHVPEGYTLAGMLAITLVSYLIIRKNYGWAMVGFTVTAVYTLQLLTLNGEQFIIARLIDTLIGCLIAFGGMVWLWPQWQSGLLRQNAHDALEADQQAIRLILSDDPQPSPLAYQRMKVNQAHNALFNSLNQAMQEPGFNSHYLADMKLWVTHSQFIVEHINAMTTLAREHTMLTPDLAQRYLQSCEIALQRCQQRLEYDAPGESGDSNILEAPETLTHGPMSTLEQHLQRVLGHLNTMHTISSVAWRQRPHHGIWLTRRLKRTEY from the coding sequence ATGTGGCGCAGGCTGATCTATCACCCGGAAGTTAACTACGCACAGCGGCAAACGCTGGTGTTGTGTCTTCCTGTGGCCATAGGCCTGATCCTCGGACATCTTCAGCAAGGCCTGCTGTTTTCCCTCGTGCCCGCCTGCTGCAACATCGCCGGTCTGGACACGCCGCATAAGCGCTTTTTCAAACGCCTGATTATCGGTGGCTGCCTGTTTGCCGGCTGTAGCCTCGCCGTGCAGCTTCTGCTTGCCCGGGATATCCCGCTGCCGCTGATCCTGACCGTGCTGGCGATGACGCTCGGCGTCACGGCGGAAATCAGTTCGCTGCACGCCCGCCTGCTTCCCGCCTCGCTGATTGCGGCTATTTTCACGCTGAGCCTCGCCGGGAACATGCCGGTGTGGGAGCCGCTGCTGATCTACGCCCTGGGGACATTATGGTACGGGCTATTTAACTGGTTTTGGTTCTGGCTGTGGCGCGAACAGCCGCTGCGTGAATCCCTGAGCCTGCTCTATGTGCAGCTTGCGGATTACTGCGAAGCCAAATATACCCTGCTCACCCAGCATACCGACCCGGAAAAATCCTTACCGCCGCTGCTGACGCGCCAGCAGAAGGTGGTGGATCTCATAAGCCAGTGCTATCAGCAGCTGCATATGCTCGCCGCCAACAAGAACCACGAATACAAACGGCTGCTGCGCACCTTCCAGGTCGGGCTGGATCTGCAGGAGCACATCTCCGTAAGCCTTCATCACCCGCAGGAGGTGCAAAAGCTGGTCGAGCGCAGCCACGCCGAAGCGGTGATCCGCTGGAACGCACAAACCGTGTCCGCACGTCTGCGCGTGCTGGCCGATGATATTCTCTACCACCGCTACCCCACGCGCTTTAACATGGAAAAACAGCTGGGCGCGCTGGAGAAAATCGCCCGCCAGCATCCCGATAACCCGGTCGGCCAGTTTGCCGCCTGGCACTTCAGCCGCATCGCCCGCGTGTTGCGCACGCAGCGCCCGCTTTATCCCCGCGACCTGATGGCGGATAAGCAAAAACGGCTTCCGTTATTGCCCGCGCTCAGGAGCTATCTTTCCCTTAAATCGTCCGCCCTGCGCAACGCCGCCAGGATTAGCGTTATGCTCAGTACCGCCAGCCTGATGGGCATGGCGCTGCACCTGCCGAAACCGTACTGGATCTTAATGACCGTGCTGTTTGTCACCCAGAACGGCTACGGCGCCACGCGGGTGCGTATTCTGCACAGGGCTGGCGGAACGATGGCCGGGCTGATCATTGCGGGCGTAACGCTACACTTCCACGTGCCGGAAGGCTATACCCTGGCAGGCATGCTGGCGATCACGCTGGTGAGCTACCTGATTATCCGCAAAAATTACGGCTGGGCGATGGTGGGCTTTACGGTGACGGCGGTATATACCCTGCAGCTGCTCACGCTCAATGGCGAACAGTTTATTATCGCCAGGCTGATTGATACCCTGATCGGCTGCCTGATTGCCTTTGGCGGAATGGTCTGGCTGTGGCCGCAGTGGCAGAGCGGGCTGCTGAGGCAGAACGCCCACGACGCGCTGGAAGCCGACCAGCAGGCTATTCGCCTGATCCTGAGCGACGACCCGCAGCCCTCCCCGCTGGCCTATCAGCGGATGAAGGTCAACCAGGCGCACAACGCCCTGTTTAACTCGCTCAACCAGGCGATGCAGGAGCCGGGCTTTAACTCGCACTATCTGGCAGACATGAAGCTCTGGGTGACGCACAGCCAGTTTATCGTCGAGCACATTAACGCCATGACCACGCTGGCGCGCGAGCACACGATGCTGACGCCGGATCTGGCGCAGCGCTATTTGCAGTCGTGTGAAATTGCGTTGCAGAGGTGTCAGCAGCGTCTGGAGTATGACGCGCCGGGCGAGTCGGGCGACTCAAACATTCTGGAAGCGCCGGAGACGTTAACCCACGGGCCAATGAGCACGCTGGAGCAGCATTTGCAGCGCGTTCTGGGGCATCTGAACACCATGCACACCATTTCGTCGGTGGCATGGCGTCAGCGTCCGCATCACGGCATTTGGTTAACGCGCCGGTTAAAGCGAACCGAGTATTAG
- the argD gene encoding bifunctional acetylornithine/succinyldiaminopimelate transaminase, with protein sequence MATEQPAITRATFDEVILPIYAPAEFIPVKGKGSRVWDQQGKEYVDFAGGIAVTALGHCHPALVEALKTQGETLWHTSNVFTNEPALRLGRKIIDATFAERVLFMNSGTEANETAFKLARYYATTRHSPYKTKIIAFHNAFHGRSFFTVSVGGQPKYSDGFGPKPADIVHVPFNDLHAVKAVMDDHTCAVVVEPIQGEGGVTAATPEFLKGLRALCDEHQALLVFDEVQCGMGRTGDLFAYMHYGVTPDILTSAKALGGGFPVSAVLTTQEIASAFHVGSHGSTYGGNPLATAVAGAAFDIINTPEVLNAVSEKRELFVKHLQKIDEQYDVFSEIRGMGLLIGAELKPQYKGRARDFLHAAAHEGVMVLNAGPDVMRFAPSLVVEDKDIEEGLTRFASAVAKIVKG encoded by the coding sequence ATGGCAACTGAACAACCAGCAATAACCCGCGCGACATTCGATGAAGTGATCCTGCCGATTTATGCACCGGCTGAGTTTATCCCGGTGAAGGGAAAGGGCAGCCGCGTCTGGGATCAGCAGGGGAAAGAGTATGTGGATTTCGCGGGCGGTATTGCGGTCACGGCGCTGGGTCATTGCCATCCCGCGCTGGTTGAGGCGCTGAAAACCCAGGGCGAAACCCTGTGGCACACCAGCAACGTGTTCACCAACGAACCGGCGCTGCGCCTGGGCCGCAAGATCATTGATGCGACCTTTGCCGAGCGCGTGCTGTTTATGAACTCCGGCACCGAAGCCAACGAAACCGCTTTTAAGCTGGCGCGCTACTACGCAACAACGCGCCACAGCCCGTACAAAACCAAAATCATCGCCTTCCACAATGCCTTCCACGGACGCTCCTTCTTTACCGTCTCCGTTGGCGGCCAGCCAAAGTATTCTGACGGGTTTGGCCCGAAACCAGCCGACATTGTCCACGTGCCGTTTAACGATCTGCACGCGGTGAAAGCGGTCATGGACGATCACACCTGCGCGGTAGTCGTTGAGCCGATCCAGGGTGAAGGCGGCGTGACGGCGGCAACTCCGGAATTCCTGAAAGGGCTGCGCGCGCTGTGCGACGAACATCAGGCGCTGCTGGTCTTTGATGAAGTGCAGTGCGGGATGGGGCGTACCGGCGATCTGTTCGCGTATATGCACTACGGCGTTACGCCGGACATCCTGACCAGCGCCAAAGCGCTCGGCGGTGGTTTCCCGGTGAGTGCGGTACTGACGACGCAGGAGATCGCCTCCGCGTTCCACGTCGGCTCTCACGGCTCTACCTACGGCGGTAACCCGCTGGCGACCGCCGTGGCGGGCGCTGCATTCGACATTATCAACACGCCGGAGGTGTTGAACGCCGTGAGCGAGAAGCGCGAGCTGTTCGTAAAACACCTGCAAAAGATTGATGAGCAGTACGATGTGTTCAGCGAAATCCGCGGGATGGGGCTGTTGATTGGCGCCGAGCTGAAGCCGCAGTACAAAGGTCGCGCGCGCGACTTCCTGCACGCCGCCGCGCACGAAGGAGTGATGGTGCTCAATGCCGGGCCGGACGTGATGCGCTTTGCGCCGTCGCTGGTGGTAGAAGACAAAGACATCGAAGAGGGGTTAACCCGCTTTGCCTCGGCGGTCGCGAAGATCGTTAAAGGCTAA
- the crp gene encoding cAMP-activated global transcriptional regulator CRP, with the protein MVLGKPQTDPTLEWFLSHCHIHKYPSKSTLIHQGEKAETLYYIVKGSVAVLIKDEEGKEMILSYLNQGDFIGELGLFEEGQERSAWVRAKTACEVAEISYKKFRQLIQVNPDILMRLSSQMARRLQVTSEKVGNLAFLDVTGRIAQTLLNLAKQPDAMTHPDGMQIKITRQEIGQIVGCSRETVGRILKMLEDQNLISAHGKTIVVYGTR; encoded by the coding sequence ATGGTGCTTGGCAAACCGCAAACAGACCCGACTCTCGAATGGTTCTTGTCTCATTGCCACATTCATAAGTACCCATCGAAGAGCACGCTGATTCACCAGGGTGAAAAAGCGGAAACGTTGTATTACATCGTTAAAGGCTCGGTGGCAGTGCTGATCAAAGATGAAGAAGGGAAAGAGATGATCCTTTCTTATCTGAACCAGGGCGATTTCATCGGTGAACTGGGCCTGTTTGAAGAGGGCCAGGAACGTAGCGCCTGGGTTCGTGCAAAGACAGCATGTGAAGTGGCTGAAATTTCTTACAAGAAGTTCCGTCAGCTGATTCAGGTTAACCCTGACATCCTGATGCGTCTTTCTTCCCAGATGGCGCGCCGTCTGCAGGTCACGTCAGAGAAAGTGGGTAACCTCGCCTTCCTGGACGTTACCGGCCGTATCGCACAAACCCTGTTGAACCTGGCGAAACAGCCAGACGCAATGACCCACCCGGACGGCATGCAAATTAAAATTACCCGTCAGGAAATTGGTCAGATCGTCGGTTGCTCCCGTGAAACAGTGGGCCGTATCCTGAAAATGCTGGAAGATCAAAACCTGATCTCCGCCCACGGTAAAACCATCGTGGTCTACGGAACGCGTTAA
- the pabA gene encoding aminodeoxychorismate synthase component 2, with the protein MILLIDNYDSFTWNLYQYFCELGAEVVVRRNDEVGLADIGTLAPQKIVISPGPCTPSESGISLDAIQYYAGKLPILGVCLGHQAIAQAFGATIVRAEKVMHGKTSPVTHAGTGVFTGLNNPLTVTRYHSLVIDPPTLPDCFEVTAWSDAQEIMGIRHREWDLEGVQFHPESILSEQGHALLANFLNR; encoded by the coding sequence ATGATTCTGCTGATTGATAACTACGATTCCTTCACCTGGAACCTTTACCAGTATTTTTGTGAACTGGGTGCAGAGGTGGTTGTCCGCCGTAACGACGAGGTTGGACTGGCCGATATCGGGACGCTGGCTCCGCAGAAAATCGTGATTTCTCCTGGGCCGTGTACGCCGTCGGAATCGGGTATTTCTCTGGATGCTATCCAGTACTATGCCGGCAAGCTGCCGATCCTGGGCGTCTGTCTGGGCCATCAGGCGATTGCCCAGGCGTTTGGTGCCACCATCGTGCGCGCCGAGAAAGTGATGCACGGTAAAACCTCTCCGGTCACCCACGCCGGCACAGGGGTATTCACGGGGCTCAATAATCCGTTAACCGTGACGCGCTACCATTCCCTGGTGATTGACCCGCCGACGCTGCCCGACTGCTTTGAGGTGACCGCCTGGAGCGATGCGCAGGAGATCATGGGGATTCGTCACCGCGAATGGGACCTCGAAGGCGTGCAGTTCCACCCGGAAAGCATCCTCAGCGAGCAGGGGCACGCGCTGCTGGCAAATTTCCTCAATCGCTGA